Genomic segment of Planctomycetota bacterium:
CGGCCCCCAGGCAGTTGGGGATCGCGAAGATCGCGAACGCCCACGGGCCGAAGTCGCGCCGCAGGATCACCGGCAGGTACATCCCGATGCACCACGTCCACGAGCAGGCGAGGAACGCGGCATAGCCCGCGATGCGCGTCCACTCCGCGATGCGCGCGCCCGCCAGGGGCGCGCCGGCGTTGGGCGCGGGCGTTGACGCGTTGCGGGCGCCGTCGGCGGGATGTGGTGCGGGGGCGCGGGTCATTCGCGGAGTCTCTCCCCTTGCGCGTACCGAGCCGCGAGTTCACGGCTCTGGGCCGCCGCCTCCGGGGTGTTGTAGCGTGCGTGCAGCGCGGCGGCCTCTGACGACACGCGCGACGCGTCCGCCGCCCGCCCCGATTCGGCCAGCGCCGCCGCGAGCGTGTCGAGCAGGTGCGGATGTCCGCCCCCGATCTCTACCGCACGCGAGGCGAGCTCGACGCCCTCCGGGCCGTTGCGGGCGCTGTCGTCCGGCGCGGTCGAGAGCAGGCGTGCGAGCATGTTCAGCACCGCGACGTCGTCCGGCACGCGGCGCAGGCCCTCGCGCAGGCTCGCGATCGCGTCGGCGTGCCGCCGCAGCCCGCGCAGGCTCGTCGCGACCCCCAGGTGCGTCCACGATAGATCCGGACGCAGCGCGCGGGCCGCCTCGAACTGCGACAGGGCGTCGGAGTACCGGGCGTACCCCAGGTACATCTTCGCCAGCCCCAGGCGGGCCTCGAGGTGACGCGGTTCCCGCGCCACCGCCCCCTCGAACAGCGCCAGCGCGCGCTCGATCTCCCCCTGCAGTTCGAGCACCGACGCCAGCCCGACCGCGGCCTCGACGTTCGCCGGCGACAGCTCGAACGCCCGGCCGAACGCGCGGGCCGCGGTCTCGATGTCGCCCGCGTCGCGCGACGTCGCGCCCAGGAACAGCCACGCGTCGGGCCAGTTCGGGCGGAGCTCGACGGCCCGCTGGTAGTGGGGCAGCGCCTCACGCACACGCCCGGACTTTGACAGCCCTTCCGCCAGCGCCAAGTGAGCCGTGTAGTTGTTCGGCGCGACCTCCACGCCCCGCGTCCACATCGAGACCGCGTCGCGATAGACCCGCGTGTCGCGGAACGAGAGCAACCCGCACGCGACCAGGGCGAGTGCCGCGCCGGCGGCGATCGGCGTCGGGTTCAGTCGCGCGGCGAGGTGTTCCCCCGCGCGGGCCGCGGGCAGGAACAGCCCGAACGACGCGAGGTATAGGAAGTGGTCCGAGACGGGCGTCACCGCGAGGTTGCCGAACGCGATGATCCCGAGCGTCGGGCCCAGCAGCAGCAGGAAGTGACCCGCGCCCCATACCCACCACCCCGACACACGCCCGCGCCCATGCCCCACGAGCAGCGCGACGCCGGCGAGCGCGCTGACCCCGAGGGGCAGCCACCACAGCAGGCGGGCGGCGTCGACGCCCCACGGGCCGTACGCGGGCGAGAGTCTCCAGGGCCACGCGAGGTGCCAGAGATACGCCCACGGGGCGGCGCCGGCGATCTGGAGCCGCTGGGCGAGGGAGGGGATCCAGTCCGGGCTCTGGCGATCGACGAACTTCTGCTCGAAGAGGTAGGTGATGACGCCCAGCGCGACCGCGGCGATGAGCATGGGCACGATGCGGGCGATGCGTCCGCCCCAGGTGGTGCGAAGCACGAACGTGTCGAGGAGCACGAGCGCGAAGGGCAGCCCGATGACGGCGGTCTTGGCGAGCATCGCCAGCACGAACGCGAGGAGCGAGACGGCGTACCAGAGCGCGACGCGGGTGGATCGCGCTGAGCGCACCCAGGCGAGCGCGGAGGCGAACGCGAATGTGCCGCACAGGGTGTTCTTGTGCTCGGCGATCCACGCGACCGACATGACCTGCGTCGGGTGGATGGCGAAGAGCGCCGCCGCGAACAACGCCGCCCACCTGCCCAGCCCCAGTGCGCGGGCCAGCGCCAGGCAGAGCACGGCGTTCAACGCGTGGAGCACGAGGTTGACGGCGTGATACCCCGCGGGGGCGGCCCCGAAAATCGCGTGCTGCACGTAGTACGACGTGAACGTGAGCGGGTAGAACTGCTCGGTGTCGCGGGTCGTCCAGATACGGGCGAGGGCGTCGGGGGCGTGCATCAGCGGGTTGTTCAGCACGTACGCCGTGTCGTCCCACCCCGTCCAGGAGTTCCGCAGCGCGGGCGACAGCACCAGCAGCGTGCCGATGAACAGCGCCACCGCGGCGGGCGCGAGCCGCCATGTGCCGGCGGCCGGCGGGTGTGTCGGGCTGTTGGAAAGCGGCTGCACGGGGTTCACTCTACTCGGGCGGCGTCGACCGAGAACGCGGGGGATCGTTCGCCCCGGGCGGCGTGGGGCGCTCGGGCTCCGGGGGCACGCTCGCCCCCCGCCCGGACGCCCCGCCCCGGATCGTCGCACGCAGCGACACAAGCTCACGGAAGGCGCGGGCGATGACCCGCAGGTTCGCGCCCGTGGCGCGCCCGGCGCGCCGGGGGTGGTGCGAGACGTCGCGCTGCACCACGCGCAGCCCCGCGCGCCGGCTTCGCGCCAGCAGTTCCGCGGAGATCAGGGCGCCGTCCGACACCAGCGGCAGCGCCCGCAAGAACGCGCCCGGAAACACCTTGAACGCGCAGTCCACGTCGCGCACGCGCAGCCCGAACGCCGCGTTCACCGCCAGCGTCCACCCCCACGCGTTCAGCCGGCGCACCGGCCCTTCGGCGCGGCGTGCCCGGCGCCCGATCACGACGTCCGCGTCGACCAGATGAGCGAGGAATCCCGGGAGTTCGGCGAGGTCGAACTGCCCGTCGCCGTCGGTGTAGAAGACCCAGTCGGCGGTGGTGGCGGCGAAGCCCGCCCGCAGCGCCCCGCCGTACCCGCGCGAGCGCGCGTTGTGCACCACGCGGACGCGCGCGTCGCGCCGCGCCAGGTCGTCGGCGATCCCCCCGGTGCGATCGGTGCTCGCGTCGTCGACGAGCACCACCTCGAGCACCGGCGCCGACGCGCCGCCCCAGCGCAGGGCGCCGTCGACGACATCGGCGACGGCGTCGGCCTCGTTCCGGCACGGCAGCACGATCGCCAGCGAGCGGACGGGCACGTCGGGGCGGGGGGCGGGCGGCGGGGTGCGGGCGGCGCGATCCATCTGGGGCCGCAGGCTATGCTCGCGCCCATGAGCGATGCGCGATACGAGTGGAAGTTGCTCCGGGCGGGTGCGTTCCGTCTGGACGCGGGGTCGATGTTCGGGCTTGTGCCCCGGACGGTCTGGAGCCGGTCCCTGCCGGTCGACGACCGTGGCCGCATGGACGTGCAGCACAACTGCCTGCTGCTCTGGCGGCGTGAGGGCGACGCGACGCGCCGGGTGCTGATCGAGACCGGCACCGGCGACAAGATGGACGACAAGAACCGCGACATCTTCGCGCTCGAGAACCGGTCGATCACCGACGCCCTGCGCGAGGCCCAGACCGAGCCCGAGCAGATCGACGCGGTCGTCGTCTCGCACCTGCACTTCGACCACGCCGGCGGGCTGACCCGTCTGGCTCGCCCGGGCGAGACGCCCGAGTGGACGGGCCCGGGGGCCGCGGGCGTCATCGGGGTGGTGCGGACGTTCCCGCGTGCCCGGGTCTACGCGCAGGCGCGGGAGTGGGAGGACGCACTGGCCAACCGCAGCGTGATGACGCGGACGTACTTCCGCGACCACCTGGAGCCCGTGCGCGATCAGATCGTCACCGTCGATTCGCCCCGCCCGTTCGCGACCGGCTACACCCCCGGGCGCGCCGAGCGCCCGCCAACGCCGGTCGCGATGCGCGAGACAGAGATCCTGCCCGGGGTATCCGTGTTCCTGACGCCCGGGCACACGTGGGGGCAGCAGGCGGTGCGCTTCACGGACGCGCAGGGCCGCACCGTGGTGTTTACGCCCGACGTGATGCCCACGACGCGTCACGTCGGCGCGGCGTACAGCCTCGCCTACGACGTGGAGCCCTACACCAGCATGGTGACGCGCGGGTGGTTCCTCGACGAGGCGGCCCGGGGAAACTGGCTCCTCGTGCTCGATCACGACCCCGTCACCCCGTGCGTTCGCGTGCGGGCGAACGCGGGCGGGTGGTTTGATCTGATTCCGGACGCCGCCGACGGGACCTAAACTCGGGCGTCCGAGAGGATCCACGTGCCCGACGCCACCGACGCCATCAGCCCGACCGCTTCGCCCGCGCCCGATGCGGCGGCGATGGCGCGCGAGGCGGCGGACGAGCAGGCCGTGCAGCGACCCGCGCCCACGACGACCATGTCGCTCATGGACCGCGTGGAGGCGTACATCGCGCGGCTCTCCTCTCGCAACCACTTCTGGCACCGCGTGTGCTCGCTCATCTGGCTGCCCTACGCGTTCAAGAGCGGGATCCGCATGAAGCGGGTCGACGACACGACCTTTGCCGCCGAACTCCCCTTCCGCCGCTTCAACCGCAACTGGTACAACGCGATGGCCGGCGCCGCTCTCCTCGCCAACAGCGAGATCGCCGGGGGCATGTACATCTTCGCCCGCACCGGCGGGGGGTACAGCATCGTGTGCAAGGAACTGACGTACAAGTTCCTCCGCCCCTGCTTCGGGCCCGCGCTCTACCGCGTCACCCCGCGCGACGACATCGAGAAACTCATCGCCTCGGGCGCCGAGTTCAATCTCACCGTCGATCTCGAGATCGTCCAGCAGGCGCTGCTCCCCCAGGCGCTCGCCAAGAAGCGCAAGAAGGACAACGTGCTCGCGCGCCTCGCGGCGAAGGAACGCCGCGTCGGGCGCTGCGTCGCGACGTTCCACCTCACGCCGACCACGCAAAACAAGGCGCGGCACGGGCACGCGCGGGCGGTGGGTCGCGGGTCCGAGTACTCCAAGGGCTCGTGACCGCGCGGATGCACTAGGGCGCGGCGCGGGGCGAGAGTGTCCCGCGGAGCGTGACTACCCGCGCGCGGGCGTCAGCAAGTCCTCGGGCTTCTGCAGCAGCGCGATGATCTCGGCCAGCGCGAGCGCCGCCGTCGCGCCGTCCACCACGCGATGGTCGCACGCCAGGCTGAGGGGCAGCAGCAGCCCGACGCGGAACGAGCCCTTGCTGACGACCATGCCCTCCTTCGCGCGACCGACGGCGAGGATGCCCGCCTCCGGGTAGTTGATGACGGGGGTCGCGAAGCGCCCGGCGTGGCTGCCCACGTTGCTGATCGTGAACGTGCTCCCGCTGAGCTGCTCGCGCGAGGCCGTCCGGTTGCGGGCGCTCTCGGCCACCGCCGTCACGGCCCGGGCGATCTCCAGCACGCCCATGCGGTCGGC
This window contains:
- a CDS encoding tetratricopeptide repeat protein, whose protein sequence is MQPLSNSPTHPPAAGTWRLAPAAVALFIGTLLVLSPALRNSWTGWDDTAYVLNNPLMHAPDALARIWTTRDTEQFYPLTFTSYYVQHAIFGAAPAGYHAVNLVLHALNAVLCLALARALGLGRWAALFAAALFAIHPTQVMSVAWIAEHKNTLCGTFAFASALAWVRSARSTRVALWYAVSLLAFVLAMLAKTAVIGLPFALVLLDTFVLRTTWGGRIARIVPMLIAAVALGVITYLFEQKFVDRQSPDWIPSLAQRLQIAGAAPWAYLWHLAWPWRLSPAYGPWGVDAARLLWWLPLGVSALAGVALLVGHGRGRVSGWWVWGAGHFLLLLGPTLGIIAFGNLAVTPVSDHFLYLASFGLFLPAARAGEHLAARLNPTPIAAGAALALVACGLLSFRDTRVYRDAVSMWTRGVEVAPNNYTAHLALAEGLSKSGRVREALPHYQRAVELRPNWPDAWLFLGATSRDAGDIETAARAFGRAFELSPANVEAAVGLASVLELQGEIERALALFEGAVAREPRHLEARLGLAKMYLGYARYSDALSQFEAARALRPDLSWTHLGVATSLRGLRRHADAIASLREGLRRVPDDVAVLNMLARLLSTAPDDSARNGPEGVELASRAVEIGGGHPHLLDTLAAALAESGRAADASRVSSEAAALHARYNTPEAAAQSRELAARYAQGERLRE
- a CDS encoding glycosyltransferase family 2 protein, producing MDRAARTPPPAPRPDVPVRSLAIVLPCRNEADAVADVVDGALRWGGASAPVLEVVLVDDASTDRTGGIADDLARRDARVRVVHNARSRGYGGALRAGFAATTADWVFYTDGDGQFDLAELPGFLAHLVDADVVIGRRARRAEGPVRRLNAWGWTLAVNAAFGLRVRDVDCAFKVFPGAFLRALPLVSDGALISAELLARSRRAGLRVVQRDVSHHPRRAGRATGANLRVIARAFRELVSLRATIRGGASGRGASVPPEPERPTPPGANDPPRSRSTPPE
- a CDS encoding MBL fold metallo-hydrolase; this translates as MSDARYEWKLLRAGAFRLDAGSMFGLVPRTVWSRSLPVDDRGRMDVQHNCLLLWRREGDATRRVLIETGTGDKMDDKNRDIFALENRSITDALREAQTEPEQIDAVVVSHLHFDHAGGLTRLARPGETPEWTGPGAAGVIGVVRTFPRARVYAQAREWEDALANRSVMTRTYFRDHLEPVRDQIVTVDSPRPFATGYTPGRAERPPTPVAMRETEILPGVSVFLTPGHTWGQQAVRFTDAQGRTVVFTPDVMPTTRHVGAAYSLAYDVEPYTSMVTRGWFLDEAARGNWLLVLDHDPVTPCVRVRANAGGWFDLIPDAADGT